A stretch of Lathyrus oleraceus cultivar Zhongwan6 chromosome 6, CAAS_Psat_ZW6_1.0, whole genome shotgun sequence DNA encodes these proteins:
- the LOC127095959 gene encoding uncharacterized protein LOC127095959, with translation MIIKHNIPEVFRGTISEEITNAKDFLVEIEKHFKKNDNVETITLLQNLISMKYQCKGNIREYIMSMSNIISKLKALKLELTEDLLIHLILLSLPSKFGQFKISYNYQKEKWSLNEFISFCVQEEERMKQDNTKSAHFVSTYKDKSKRKKNYKPKNEVASVPA, from the coding sequence ATGATCATTAAGCACAACATTCCAGAGGTTTTTAGGGGTACTATATCGGAAGAAATAACTAATGCCAAAGATTTCCTTGTTGAGATTGAAAAGCACTTTAAGAAAAACGATAACGTGGAAACAATTACTCTTCTTCAGAACTTGATTTCCATGAAGTATCAATGCAAAGGAAATATAAGGGAATACATTATGAGCATGTCAAATATTATTTCAAAACTTAAGGCACTAAAGCTTGAGCTGACTGAAGATTTGCTCATTCATTTAATATTACTTTCTCTTCCTTCAAAGTTTGGTCAATTTAAGATATCTTATAACTATCAGAAGGAGAAATGGTCTCTTAATGAGTTCATTTCATTTTGCGTGCAAGAAGAGGAAAGGATGAAACAGGATAATACAAAAAGTGCTCATTTTGTTAGCACCTATAAAGACAAgagcaaaagaaagaaaaattatAAGCCCAAGAATGAAGTTGCAAGTGTTCCAGCATAA